In Vanacampus margaritifer isolate UIUO_Vmar chromosome 9, RoL_Vmar_1.0, whole genome shotgun sequence, the following proteins share a genomic window:
- the LOC144057718 gene encoding transmembrane protein 42-like, with amino-acid sequence MISGSIYALLAGCLGAAASLSAKLTLGADYLKKICEAGLSGTSREQHDETTVCLWLHMPLRALCVGLMFLCNAVMWTFFSKALRYSSSSARATATTTAGNFILSAILGKLIFGESQAVLYWVGITLTLCGLLLLHGSTPESLPQKEAKRE; translated from the exons ATGATTTCGGGTTCAATTTACGCGTTGTTGGCGGGTTGTTTGGGTGCTGCCGCCTCCTTATCGGCGAAGCTAACTCTAGGTGCCGACTACCTGAAGAAAATATGTGAAGCTGGACTGAGTGGCACGTCTAGAGAGCAACATGATGAAACTACTGTCTGTCTTTGG CTGCACATGCCACTGCGGGCTCTGTGCGTCGGCCTGATGTTCCTCTGCAATGCTGTCATGTGGACCTTCTTCTCCAAAGCTCTTCGCTACAGCTCGTCTTCAGCCAGGGCCACTGCCACCACTACCGCAGGCAACTTCATCTTGTCG gCCATCCTGGGGAAGCTTATTTTTGGTGAGAGTCAAGCAGTTCTGTACTGGGTAGGCATCACTCTGACGCTGTGTGGGCTGCTGTTGCTTCATGGGTCCACGCCTGAATCTCTACCACAGAAGGAAGCCAAAAGggaatag
- the kiaa1143 gene encoding uncharacterized protein KIAA1143 homolog encodes MNKSKGSGVSWVKPAEPSFLKKFKNDVGYKEGPTVDTKRQEMPKLDDDSGSDREDELPQVVVLKDGDLTPEEVKQLKEEIQPNGESEKSDEPPADGKILFKKPAKRSSSEKFQGITASSSKKKRDAVEKEEKEEKKDVNSGKKVKNNSLLSFGGEEEEDED; translated from the exons ATGAATAAGAGCAAAGGTAGTGGTGTGTCTTGGGTGAAACCAGCGGAGCCCTCCTTTTTGAAGAAGTTCAAAAATGATGTTGGATACAAAGAAGGCCCGACTGTTGACACTAAG CGTCAAGAGATGCCAAAGCTGGATGATGACAGTGGGAGTGATCGAGAGGATGAATTACCTCAAGTTGTTGTCCTTAAGGATGGAGACCTGACCCCAGAGGAAGTTAAACAGCTCAAGGAAGAAATACAACCTAATGGGGAGTCAGAGAAAa GTGACGAGCCCCCCGCGGATGGTAAAATCCTCTTCAAGAAACCCGCTAAGCGCTCCTCCTCTGAGAAATTTCAAGGAATAACTGCCAGCTCCAGCAAAAAAAAGCGGGATGCAGTGgagaaagaagagaaagaagagaAGAAGGATGTGAATTCtgggaaaaaagtgaaaaacaacAGCCTTTTGTCATTTGGcggtgaggaagaggaagacgaaGACTAG